One cyanobiont of Ornithocercus magnificus DNA segment encodes these proteins:
- a CDS encoding membrane protein has product MPASSNFQQAIRQAQSSALAGPNVVNKALPYVGGGMVLTAGGVIGGLSLLSANSALFMPLFWVALISNLVLFFVAQNAALKGNNATALPLIVLYSLITGYTLSGLVSYAIGVAGIGSVGTAAFATGITFVIASFTGRRMSDSVGQALGSVVGLGLVGLVIAMVVQLVGGFFAPQMFLGGSFELVIAGFGTVLFIGAAFVDFYTMPRNYRDDQYLAGALGMYLTYINLFVFILRLIIVLQGGSRRD; this is encoded by the coding sequence ATGCCGGCAAGCAGTAATTTTCAGCAGGCGATCCGTCAAGCTCAGTCTAGTGCTTTAGCGGGTCCCAACGTTGTCAACAAAGCACTCCCTTATGTCGGCGGTGGCATGGTCCTCACTGCTGGTGGAGTTATTGGTGGTTTATCTCTGCTCAGTGCGAACAGTGCATTATTCATGCCGCTATTTTGGGTGGCACTGATTAGTAATCTAGTTCTCTTCTTTGTAGCCCAAAATGCAGCTCTCAAAGGTAATAATGCCACAGCGCTGCCACTAATAGTCCTCTACAGTCTGATTACGGGCTATACTCTCAGTGGCTTAGTCAGCTATGCGATTGGCGTCGCAGGCATTGGCTCAGTTGGCACTGCCGCTTTTGCAACTGGTATTACTTTTGTGATAGCCTCGTTTACTGGCCGCCGCATGAGCGATAGTGTTGGCCAGGCTCTTGGCAGTGTTGTAGGCCTTGGCCTTGTTGGTCTAGTCATTGCCATGGTAGTGCAACTAGTCGGTGGTTTCTTTGCACCGCAGATGTTTCTTGGAGGCAGTTTTGAACTGGTAATTGCTGGTTTTGGCACAGTACTATTTATCGGTGCTGCCTTCGTTGACTTTTATACAATGCCCCGCAACTATCGAGACGACCAATATCTTGCGGGAGCTTTAGGAATGTACCTCACCTATATTAACCTATTTGTGTTTATCTTACGCTTGATTATTGTCCTGCAAGGTGGTAGTCGCCGCGATTGA
- a CDS encoding PhoH family protein, which yields MGDVATADGCFVLELPDHDAALALAGEDGIILQRLGALTGVALVMRGFNLEMRGLPPQLERVAAAIELMRPVWSEGQSVTAVDLQSALSAIDSGRHEDHAAMGRRVLARSQRGILLRPRTLCQQSYVEAMEHHDLTFALGPAGTGKTFLATVLAVRMLSERRVERLILTRPAIEAGERLGFLPGDLQQKVDPYLRPLYDALHSLLGPEKTGVLIEKSIIEVAPLAYMRGRTLANAFVILDEAQNTTPAQMRMVLTRLGERSRMVATGDVTQMDLPAGQLSGLVEAAEVLDGVDGVAVCRLTSSDIVRHPLVQRVVEAYAHRDALKNKCHSR from the coding sequence ATGGGCGACGTCGCTACCGCTGACGGCTGCTTCGTTCTCGAACTCCCCGACCACGATGCTGCTTTGGCCCTAGCAGGTGAGGATGGAATCATCCTGCAGCGCTTGGGAGCACTTACAGGTGTTGCCCTAGTGATGCGGGGTTTCAATCTAGAAATGCGAGGTCTGCCACCACAACTCGAGCGTGTCGCCGCCGCAATAGAGCTAATGCGCCCAGTTTGGAGCGAAGGCCAGTCTGTGACTGCTGTTGATCTGCAGTCAGCACTTAGCGCAATTGATAGCGGTCGCCACGAGGACCATGCTGCAATGGGAAGGCGCGTGCTTGCCCGCAGTCAGAGGGGAATACTGTTGCGCCCACGAACACTCTGCCAGCAGTCCTATGTGGAAGCTATGGAGCACCATGATCTAACTTTTGCACTTGGTCCAGCTGGCACTGGCAAGACCTTTCTTGCCACTGTTCTTGCAGTTCGCATGTTGAGCGAGCGCCGGGTAGAACGGCTAATTCTCACTCGTCCTGCAATTGAAGCTGGAGAACGACTTGGCTTTCTTCCAGGTGACTTGCAGCAAAAAGTAGATCCCTACTTGCGTCCACTTTACGATGCTTTACATAGCCTGTTAGGTCCTGAGAAGACAGGCGTACTAATTGAGAAAAGTATAATTGAGGTCGCCCCACTTGCTTACATGCGTGGTCGTACCCTCGCGAACGCCTTTGTGATTCTTGATGAAGCACAAAACACCACGCCAGCGCAAATGCGAATGGTGCTCACACGGCTTGGAGAGCGTTCTCGCATGGTAGCTACAGGTGATGTAACACAAATGGACCTCCCAGCTGGTCAACTCAGCGGTCTTGTGGAGGCTGCAGAGGTTCTAGATGGAGTTGACGGTGTTGCTGTCTGCCGCCTGACATCATCAGACATCGTACGCCACCCTCTAGTACAGCGCGTAGTCGAGGCTTATGCACACCGTGATGCTCTTAAGAACAAATGCCATTCTCGATAG
- a CDS encoding 30S ribosomal protein S16 has protein sequence MIKLRLKRFGKKREASFRIVACNSTSRRDGRPLEELGFYNPRTKETRLDAESLRHRLSQGAQPTNTVRVLLEKGGLLRKRTRPAETVSKAGKNTVHRAGERQAANKTAAG, from the coding sequence ATGATCAAGCTCCGCCTGAAGCGGTTTGGTAAGAAGCGGGAAGCGAGCTTCCGCATCGTGGCCTGTAACAGTACATCCCGTCGGGATGGCCGCCCACTAGAGGAACTAGGCTTTTATAACCCTCGCACTAAAGAGACCCGTCTAGATGCAGAGTCTCTGCGGCACCGTCTTAGTCAGGGAGCTCAGCCAACCAATACTGTCCGCGTACTACTAGAAAAGGGGGGTCTTCTTAGAAAACGCACTCGCCCTGCTGAGACGGTAAGTAAAGCAGGGAAAAATACTGTGCACAGAGCTGGCGAGAGACAGGCAGCCAATAAAACAGCAGCAGGATAA
- a CDS encoding signal recognition particle protein: MFDKLSARIEDVVKGLRGQGKISESNIDNALKQVSRALLEADVSLPVVKDFVTEVREKAVGVEVVRGISPDQKFIQVIHEQLVEVMGGSNSPLAETDKGPNVVLMTGLQGAGKTTATAKLGLYLKDSGRRPLMVAADTHRPAAIDQLCTLGSQIGVEVFSLRAEPKPEKIALAGLAKACEEGFDNVLIDTAGRLQIDTEMMEEMVQICSAVQPSEVLLVVDSMAGQEAADLVRAFHEQVGITGAVLTKLDGDSRGGAALSVRKISGQPIKFIGTGEKVEALQPFHPERMASRILGMGDVLTLVEKAQKEVELADIEKMQRKLEEASFDFTDFLQQMRLIKRMGSLGSLMKMIPGMNKVDDSALHQGEQRLRHIEAMINSMTAVERSCPELLASQPSRRRRIAAGSGHTAAEVDKVLADFQKMRGTVQQITRGSIPSVSGIPSMRSPGRTEPTGSGRRRRPPKKRKGFADL; the protein is encoded by the coding sequence ATGTTTGATAAATTGTCAGCGCGCATCGAGGATGTGGTTAAAGGCCTGCGAGGCCAGGGAAAAATTAGCGAGTCCAACATAGACAATGCTCTGAAGCAGGTCAGTCGTGCACTGCTTGAGGCTGATGTAAGCCTTCCAGTGGTTAAGGATTTTGTCACAGAGGTGCGTGAGAAAGCTGTTGGTGTTGAGGTGGTTAGAGGCATTAGTCCAGATCAGAAGTTCATCCAAGTCATTCATGAGCAACTGGTAGAGGTGATGGGGGGGAGTAATTCTCCATTGGCAGAAACAGATAAGGGACCTAATGTGGTACTAATGACCGGCTTACAAGGAGCTGGCAAGACTACCGCTACGGCAAAGCTTGGTCTGTATTTGAAAGATAGCGGTCGGAGACCATTGATGGTAGCAGCCGATACACATCGTCCAGCCGCTATCGACCAACTTTGCACCCTTGGCAGTCAAATTGGTGTTGAAGTATTTAGCCTTAGGGCAGAGCCAAAACCAGAAAAAATTGCCCTTGCTGGTTTAGCGAAGGCATGTGAGGAAGGATTCGATAATGTCCTTATAGACACAGCTGGTCGCCTCCAAATCGATACCGAGATGATGGAGGAGATGGTGCAGATTTGCTCTGCTGTGCAACCAAGTGAGGTATTACTGGTTGTAGATTCAATGGCCGGCCAGGAAGCAGCCGATCTGGTTAGGGCGTTCCATGAACAAGTGGGCATTACTGGCGCTGTGCTCACCAAGCTTGACGGCGACTCCCGTGGTGGCGCTGCCCTATCGGTTCGAAAGATAAGTGGTCAGCCTATCAAGTTTATTGGCACCGGTGAGAAAGTTGAGGCACTGCAGCCATTCCACCCTGAGCGAATGGCAAGTCGTATCCTCGGCATGGGAGATGTGCTCACTCTAGTAGAGAAGGCTCAAAAAGAGGTAGAGCTTGCAGATATCGAAAAAATGCAGAGAAAACTGGAAGAAGCTTCATTCGACTTCACTGATTTTCTACAGCAAATGCGTCTGATCAAGAGGATGGGCTCACTTGGCAGTTTGATGAAGATGATTCCGGGAATGAACAAAGTCGATGACAGCGCGCTGCACCAAGGTGAACAGCGATTGAGACACATCGAAGCAATGATCAATTCAATGACAGCAGTGGAGCGCAGTTGTCCTGAACTCTTAGCCTCCCAACCATCACGCAGGCGTCGCATTGCTGCCGGTAGCGGGCACACTGCAGCCGAAGTTGACAAGGTACTGGCTGATTTCCAGAAAATGCGGGGAACAGTACAGCAGATCACACGAGGCAGCATACCTAGCGTAAGCGGAATTCCGAGCATGAGATCGCCGGGGCGTACTGAACCCACTGGCAGTGGGCGGCGAAGACGACCGCCAAAGAAGCGCAAGGGATTTGCAGATCTCTAA
- a CDS encoding pyruvate dehydrogenase (acetyl-transferring) E1 component subunit alpha — protein MMQQQEITTNELGTLSGVVAEPGSHAERLSTLVSGQRAAVDCDTGLALFRDMTLGRRFEDKCAEMYYRGKMFGFVHLYNGQEAVSTGVIGAMKRQHDWFCSTYRDHVHALSAGVPARQVMSELFGKSTGCSRGRGGSMHLFSREHHLLGGFAFIGEGIPVALGSAFTSRYKRDALADTSSNAVTAAFFGDGTCNNGQFFECLNMAQLWKLPILFVVENNKWAIGMAHDRATSDPEIWRKASAFGMAGEEVDGMDVLAVRAAAEQAVERARAGEGPTLLECLTYRFRGHSLADPDELRSEQEKQFWAERDPLRALEHDLTQANLVTAEQLRTVEKEIDAEIADAVEFALGAPEPDPSELTRYIWAED, from the coding sequence ATGATGCAGCAGCAAGAGATCACCACAAATGAGCTAGGTACCTTAAGTGGTGTAGTAGCTGAACCTGGTTCACATGCTGAACGCCTCTCCACGCTTGTTAGTGGTCAACGTGCTGCTGTGGATTGTGATACCGGACTTGCTCTATTCCGCGATATGACCTTAGGCCGCCGCTTTGAAGACAAGTGTGCTGAGATGTACTACCGGGGCAAGATGTTTGGCTTTGTGCACCTCTACAATGGCCAAGAAGCTGTCAGCACAGGCGTTATCGGTGCGATGAAGCGCCAACATGACTGGTTTTGCAGCACCTACCGTGATCATGTGCATGCCCTTAGTGCTGGTGTCCCGGCCCGTCAGGTAATGAGTGAGCTGTTTGGCAAAAGTACAGGCTGTAGCCGTGGTCGCGGTGGTTCGATGCACCTATTCTCACGAGAGCATCACTTGCTCGGCGGTTTCGCTTTTATCGGTGAGGGTATTCCTGTTGCCTTGGGATCTGCTTTCACTAGTCGCTATAAGCGTGATGCTCTTGCTGATACCTCTAGCAATGCTGTTACGGCTGCTTTCTTCGGCGACGGTACTTGCAACAACGGTCAGTTCTTTGAATGCTTGAATATGGCACAGCTTTGGAAGCTGCCAATTCTCTTCGTGGTTGAAAACAATAAGTGGGCAATCGGCATGGCTCATGACAGGGCTACCAGTGACCCTGAAATCTGGCGAAAGGCCTCTGCCTTCGGTATGGCTGGTGAAGAAGTTGACGGTATGGATGTACTTGCTGTGCGAGCTGCTGCAGAACAAGCAGTCGAGCGAGCGAGAGCTGGGGAAGGTCCAACACTGCTCGAGTGCCTTACTTACCGTTTCCGTGGTCATTCTCTAGCTGACCCTGACGAACTCCGTTCTGAGCAAGAGAAGCAGTTCTGGGCAGAACGGGACCCACTGCGGGCACTGGAACATGATTTAACCCAAGCAAATCTTGTTACAGCAGAGCAGCTGCGTACAGTTGAAAAGGAGATTGACGCTGAGATTGCTGATGCTGTTGAGTTTGCTCTAGGAGCTCCCGAGCCAGATCCATCTGAGCTGACACGTTATATCTGGGCGGAGGACTAA
- a CDS encoding histone deacetylase, giving the protein MAKFRLLENCLQQRGLASPLQIHRPLPVPRRWLELVHERCYHEALAHDKLDQVARRRIGLPATVPLLRRTWLAVGGTILTARLALEHGIACHLAGGTHHAFPDHGSGFCIFNDVAVAASVLLKEGSISSVMVVDLDVHQGDATAAIFRSDPRVFTFSVHAASNFPMRKECSDLDLALADGIEDQEYLSKVGDCLPVILEAVRPELVLYNAGVDPHRQDRLGRLCLSDLGLLHRDHLVIDSCLRRGIPIATVIGGGYDDIYPLVERHALVFRAAADQARLHGV; this is encoded by the coding sequence ATGGCCAAGTTCCGACTTCTAGAAAATTGCTTGCAGCAACGTGGTCTTGCCTCACCGCTGCAAATCCATCGACCACTACCAGTGCCAAGGCGTTGGCTTGAGCTTGTCCACGAGCGCTGCTACCATGAGGCTTTAGCACACGATAAACTAGACCAGGTAGCAAGGCGACGTATCGGCCTCCCGGCAACAGTTCCCTTATTACGCCGTACCTGGCTTGCAGTCGGCGGCACAATCCTGACTGCACGTCTAGCGCTCGAGCATGGCATAGCTTGTCACCTCGCTGGTGGCACACACCATGCATTCCCTGATCATGGAAGTGGATTTTGCATCTTTAATGATGTAGCAGTAGCAGCTAGTGTACTTTTGAAGGAGGGAAGTATCAGCAGTGTAATGGTTGTCGACCTCGATGTACACCAGGGGGATGCTACAGCTGCTATTTTTCGTAGCGACCCACGGGTGTTTACCTTCTCAGTTCATGCTGCCTCAAATTTTCCAATGCGCAAGGAGTGCAGCGATCTTGACCTAGCGCTTGCCGACGGCATTGAAGACCAAGAGTACTTAAGTAAGGTAGGCGATTGCCTACCTGTAATCCTTGAAGCTGTTCGACCTGAGTTGGTCTTGTACAATGCTGGTGTTGACCCACATCGTCAAGATCGTCTAGGCCGGCTTTGCCTTTCTGACCTTGGACTACTACATCGTGACCACCTGGTAATCGATTCTTGCCTACGTCGCGGTATTCCCATCGCGACTGTGATTGGAGGTGGCTATGATGATATTTATCCTCTCGTCGAGCGACATGCGCTTGTTTTTCGAGCAGCAGCAGACCAAGCTCGTTTGCATGGAGTCTGA
- a CDS encoding bifunctional ADP-dependent NAD(P)H-hydrate dehydratase/NAD(P)H-hydrate epimerase: MLRSYPIVRSHVPIVSWPPKDVDHLLVTAAQMAAMEDAVFASGLPKAALMEKVGLAMAARILSRPNMLEHGVHVLIGPGHNGGDGLVVARELHQAGISVSLWRPLPLQRSLTQKYWSHAHWLGLPEREPDPSDIRLWIEALFGLGQSRPLPATISSLLEEREYSYPGRLVSLDVPAGIDSDSGCLLGVGGATATLTLTAGLVKRGLIQDRALTRVGELERIDMGLPQQLLDNLPDEVILALSSVDLRNLPVPSPPREAMKYKRGRLLAIVGSLHYSGAARLALEGGLASGVGSVRALLPKLIASSLWATLPEVVLEAVLPCDESGCLEVREALSVIAESRMDALLIGPGLGLSEEPLTCLTEVLTEFTGLLLLDADALNRLATIPGHYSWLKQRNGPTWLTPHRDEFNRLFPDLRDLEPAAAARAAAIASGSCILLKGAHSLVASPSGSLIQLSQTAPWGARTGLGDVLAGFAAGWGALTLAAGKQCDFSVLAAAALLHAEAVRTCRTGSTATIVASRIAIMICALQQANNKASC, translated from the coding sequence ATGCTGCGTTCTTATCCCATAGTGAGATCCCACGTGCCTATTGTGTCTTGGCCGCCTAAGGATGTTGATCATCTGCTTGTCACAGCTGCCCAAATGGCGGCGATGGAGGATGCAGTTTTCGCTAGTGGCCTCCCAAAAGCTGCCTTGATGGAGAAAGTGGGGCTGGCAATGGCTGCCAGGATTCTTAGTCGGCCCAATATGCTTGAGCACGGCGTGCATGTGTTGATAGGACCGGGACATAATGGTGGTGACGGTCTAGTAGTTGCAAGAGAGCTTCATCAAGCTGGTATATCCGTGTCTCTGTGGCGACCATTGCCACTACAGCGGTCTCTAACACAAAAGTACTGGAGTCATGCACACTGGCTTGGGTTACCAGAAAGAGAACCGGATCCTAGCGATATTAGGCTGTGGATCGAGGCACTATTCGGCCTAGGTCAATCTCGCCCACTACCTGCTACGATCTCCAGCCTGCTTGAAGAGCGCGAATATTCCTATCCGGGTCGACTCGTAAGCCTAGATGTACCTGCTGGAATCGACTCTGATTCTGGATGTCTTCTTGGCGTAGGTGGTGCTACAGCAACACTTACTCTCACCGCTGGACTGGTTAAACGAGGCCTTATTCAGGATCGAGCCCTTACCAGAGTAGGGGAATTAGAACGCATAGATATGGGGTTACCTCAGCAGCTTCTAGACAACTTGCCAGATGAGGTGATTCTTGCTCTTTCCTCAGTTGACTTAAGGAATTTGCCGGTACCAAGTCCTCCACGGGAAGCGATGAAGTACAAGCGTGGCCGGCTCCTGGCAATAGTAGGTAGCCTTCACTATAGTGGTGCCGCACGCCTAGCTCTTGAAGGAGGGTTAGCTAGCGGTGTTGGCAGTGTGCGAGCCCTGCTGCCGAAGTTGATTGCAAGCAGCTTGTGGGCAACCCTTCCTGAAGTAGTGTTGGAAGCCGTACTGCCCTGTGACGAAAGTGGCTGCCTCGAGGTACGTGAGGCCTTATCAGTCATTGCAGAAAGTCGCATGGACGCCTTGCTGATTGGTCCTGGCCTAGGATTATCTGAGGAGCCGCTGACATGTTTGACAGAGGTGCTAACAGAATTCACCGGTCTGTTACTACTCGATGCTGATGCACTTAATCGCTTAGCTACTATTCCCGGTCACTACTCGTGGCTAAAGCAGCGCAATGGTCCGACTTGGCTAACTCCCCATCGGGATGAATTCAATAGACTTTTCCCAGATCTGAGAGATCTTGAGCCAGCTGCCGCAGCCCGAGCTGCTGCAATAGCTAGCGGTTCCTGCATTCTTCTGAAAGGTGCACACTCACTGGTAGCTAGCCCTAGTGGATCACTAATACAGCTAAGCCAGACTGCACCATGGGGAGCAAGAACAGGACTTGGCGATGTTCTAGCTGGCTTTGCTGCTGGTTGGGGAGCACTAACCCTAGCAGCAGGAAAACAATGCGATTTCTCCGTCCTTGCTGCTGCTGCCCTTCTACATGCTGAAGCAGTCCGAACTTGCAGAACAGGCAGTACAGCGACAATTGTTGCTTCCAGAATCGCAATAATGATATGTGCTCTGCAACAAGCGAACAATAAAGCTAGTTGCTGA
- a CDS encoding tRNA 2-thiouridine(34) synthase MnmA, protein MTHSGATKAGAAAIEWLMCWSANQNVVVGLSGGVDSSLAAALLVEAGWKVEGLTFWLMSGKGTCCTEGLVDAANICQQLGIPHHVVDARETFQQEIVQVLLNGYQSGITPLPCSRCNKSVKFAPMLAWARQHGLSQIATGHYARVHRPSRTSQLVSALGDSSGRCQLLRGHDSQKDQSYFLYDLPQEVLKQVLFPLGELSKANTRIEAKRRGLRTADKPESQDLCLADHYGSMHAFLKSHLPHRKGQICLSDGTVLGHHDGIQNFTIGQRRGLRVAWTEPLHVTELDAVSNRVIVAPRSQSGRSFCTVGAVNWVSIAPPQEPFEVEVQVRYRSQPAWAQLTPIQPTEQDIATQRPHRCHIDFYEKQFSITPGQAAVFYEGDILLGGGLIQCYSHIN, encoded by the coding sequence ATGACTCATAGTGGTGCTACTAAGGCTGGAGCTGCTGCTATTGAATGGCTGATGTGCTGGTCAGCAAACCAAAATGTGGTTGTTGGTCTCTCGGGTGGCGTTGACAGCTCCCTGGCAGCTGCTCTTCTGGTAGAAGCTGGCTGGAAAGTAGAGGGACTGACCTTCTGGCTGATGAGTGGTAAGGGCACTTGCTGTACTGAAGGTCTGGTGGATGCTGCCAATATTTGTCAACAGCTAGGAATCCCACATCATGTGGTTGATGCACGCGAGACTTTCCAGCAAGAGATTGTGCAGGTTCTTCTCAATGGCTACCAAAGCGGGATTACACCTTTGCCCTGTTCTCGTTGCAATAAGTCAGTAAAGTTTGCACCAATGTTAGCTTGGGCGAGACAGCATGGTTTGTCACAGATCGCCACGGGGCATTATGCTCGGGTACACCGGCCCAGCAGAACAAGCCAGCTGGTTTCGGCACTAGGTGATAGCAGTGGTCGCTGTCAGCTTCTCCGTGGCCACGATAGCCAAAAAGATCAGAGCTATTTCCTCTATGATTTGCCACAAGAAGTGCTGAAGCAGGTCTTGTTCCCTCTTGGAGAACTCAGTAAAGCAAACACTCGTATCGAGGCAAAGCGACGCGGCTTGCGTACAGCTGATAAGCCAGAAAGCCAGGATCTTTGTTTAGCTGATCACTATGGCTCGATGCATGCTTTCCTTAAATCTCACCTTCCCCATCGCAAAGGACAGATTTGCTTATCGGATGGTACCGTATTAGGCCATCATGATGGTATTCAAAATTTTACTATTGGCCAAAGGCGAGGATTAAGAGTTGCTTGGACTGAACCTTTGCATGTAACGGAGCTAGATGCAGTCAGTAATAGGGTCATAGTGGCTCCACGGTCACAATCTGGCCGGAGCTTCTGCACAGTCGGTGCAGTGAACTGGGTATCAATAGCGCCGCCACAGGAGCCTTTTGAGGTAGAAGTACAAGTAAGATATCGCAGTCAGCCGGCATGGGCGCAGCTGACACCTATTCAGCCGACAGAACAAGATATCGCCACACAACGTCCGCACCGCTGCCATATCGACTTCTACGAGAAGCAATTCTCAATTACACCAGGTCAAGCAGCAGTATTTTATGAGGGAGATATACTTCTTGGTGGCGGATTAATTCAGTGCTACAGCCACATCAACTAA